The genomic window ACGCGACGAGATTAATCCGGCCGAATTGAGAGCGAAAGTCTTATACCGGCAAGATGCGAATATGCCACATCGAAAGTCGCACGAAAACGAAGAAGTTAAGGCGCTTTATCGTGACTATTTAGGCGCGCCCAACAGTGAGTTGGCTCATATTTTACTTCATACGCACTATGCGAAGAAAACCCGGTACCCATCAAAAAATAAAGACTGAACCATAAATTGACGAGCTTGATTATCGGGCTCGTCTTTTTTCGTAAATTAAAACCGGAAAAGTTTCAGGATAAGGGTTATTTTTCCTTGCATTTTGTAAGTGTCTATATTATATTATTAAAGCGCGCAAGCGTGCGAATGCGGGCCTTTAGCTCAGTTGGTTAGAGCGCACCCCTGATAAGGGTGAGGTCGATAGTTCAAGTCTATTAAGGCCCACCATTTGAAATTTGCCCAGAGATGTCCACTTCTCTGGGTTTTATTTTGAAAAAACTATGAGAAAATTTTTACCCAACCGCGTCTTTATAAAACGATTCTTTCAAGTGGCGGTGCCAGCAATGGTCCAACAATTGATAACTTTTGTCGTGAGTTTGGTCGACACAATGATGGTCAGTGGACTTAGCAATAATGCCGTTTCTGCAGTATATGCTGTCAACCAGATCAGTTTTCTTTATTTCGTTATTGCCGGGGGCTTAGTGGCTGGTGCGGGCATTTACATTCAACAATTTTATGGCAGCAAAGACTATCCTCGCTTGGAGGAAGCCCATCGCTATAAGCTTATCATCGGCATCATCGGTCTAGCGATAATAATTCCTTTATGTTTTATTTTTGGCCGTTACTTAATCGGCTTTTACGCCCGTAATGATGATGCGCGCGACCTAGTGATGCTGGATGCGTTAAAGTATGCACCTATTATATATTTGTCCTATGTACCATATGCCTTTACAGTGGCTTATGCCACTAGTTTTCGTGAGATTGGGAAAACCCATTATCCGATGATTGCCAGTGCAGTCGCTCTGGTAGTCAATATTGTCGGCAATTACATATTTATGTATGTTTTATCACTCGGTGTTTATGGGGCGGCGATTGCCACATTGGCGGCGCGAGCCTTGGAGTTAGTTGCCACTTTACTATTGGCGCAGAAGGAAAAGATATTTTCTTTTAAAACAGTATGGACTTCCTTTCATATATCAAAGCCGATATTGACGCGGGTAAGCAAGAAGACAGCCCCCCTTTTACTCAATGAAGTCCTTTGGGCGGTCGGTATGATTATTCTATCTCTAGCCTATGCTCAAAGAAGCAATGTATTAAGCGCCCTAAGCGTGATTTCAACGATGAGCAACCTTTTCTCAATTGTCTTTTTGGGCCTGTCGGTTGGAATATCGGTTATGGTCGGGAATACATTAGGGCAAGGAGATGTTGAAGAAGCCAAGAATAATGCCTATAAATTGATATTTTTGGGTGTGGTTATCGGATTAATAATCGGCGCTTTATTCATTATTTTCTCTGGGGTTATTCCTCTTCTATTTGATGAAGTAACGCCCGAGCAGAAGGCTCTGGCTAGCCAGTTATTGATCGTCTATGGCTGCTTTATTCCTATTTTTGCAATCGCGGTTTGTTGCTTTGTCATTCTTCGAACGGGAGGCAAAACACGATTGATCCTTTTACTTGATTCTTTCTCTATGTGGATCATTACCGTCCCGATGACATGGCTTATCGTCTTATTTACACCCCTACCTTTGGTGTGGATTTATGTCCTTGTTCAATCAGTTGATTTATTGAAGTCGGCAGTCGGTCTGATTTTACTTAAAAAGAGTAATTGGGCAGTCAATCTAACGACCGATTTTAAAAATGACGTTGAAATGGTTGCCTAGTTAATAATCCTTACCGATATTTGTTGAAAAGCGCACCCTCTTTTGCTATATTAATTAAGCGAGTTAAGGGCACTTAGCTCAGTGGGAGAGCGCTTCCTTCACACGGAAGAGGTCGGGGGTTCGAAACCCTTAGTGCCCACCATTCGCCGACGTAGCTCAATTGGCAGAGCAATTGATTTGTAATCAATAGGTTGTTGGTTCGATTCCGATCGTCGGCACCATAGATAGCATTAAAGACTCCTTGTGGGTCTTTTTTACTTTAATTATTGCCTGTAGGTAAAATTTAGAATAATTTACGCATATTATTACTGAAAAACTCATGGATGGAAAGCACATATGTCGGTACTGATTATCCAAATAATAAGTCATGCTTTCCCATCATGTCCTCTAAAGGATATGTTTAGGGACAATGGGACACTTTTAAGTGTTTCCTCAAAAAGTGTAAGTTTATTTGTTCTCTTATGGCATTATTTGCCAAATAAGTCGCCTTAAAAGGGACATTTTGCTTTGTATGAGAAAAATGAAAATAGAATATTTTAAACAGTTATGGTTCGCGTTTAAATATAAACTTTCATAATAACTGTCGTTCCCAATCAAAAAATAGTTTTTTATTGATTACAAATAGTTCCTTGGTCTAGCGATTATCAACAAATAATTATGAATAAAGTCTTATTTACAAGCAATGACGCTTTTAGATACAATTATAAGTAGTTAAAGTGCCGGATAATTCATAGACAAAACACATAATCAACAACAAGGAAAACAGTAAAATGGCAAAGAAACAAATTATACTTATTGTAAGGTTTGCTGAAGTCATAATTAGTTGGCTGGGGATAATAATTAGCCTGGGCATTTTTGAAGGAAAACTGCGCGGCAATATGCTCCTTTATTATACTAATCAGAGTAATATTATCTGCGCGGTAGTTTTTACCGCCCTTCTGATTTATACTCTCAAACACTATCGACAAGACAATTATCAGTCGAGTCCGTCTTTAACCAGAATCACATTTCTAGCAGCGATTTGGATTACGGTAACAATGCTTGTTTACTGGGTGATGCTGGTTCCCTATATTGCTCCCGATGTGGCCTATAATTTTTTAAATATCGTGGTTCATGCCATCGTGCCCATTTTGATGATAGGCGAATATCTCTTTTTCTCATTAAAAGGGTCAGTTACAAAATCGGATCTGCTGCTGTCATTATCCTTCCCTTTTATTTATCTCGTATTTTCATTTATTGTCGGTTTTGGAAATATTTTCACCTATCAATATTCCGGAGGGGAAACTACGCGATTCCCCTATTTCTTTATGGATTATGATAAAGTCGGTTTATGGATGATTGCATATATCCTCGCCTTGTTTGCCTTCTTTTTTGGAATCGCATATTTGGCGCGAATTTACAACATCAAAAACAAAGGCATCAAATAAAACCGCTTAACGACAATTATTAATCAATTAAAAACATATGACCGAGGATTATTTTATTTACCGATCACTTGATATTGGCAACGTTGCATTATTTGTTTAGCAAAAACCGCTTCTAAATAAGAAACTAGGAATCGTTTCCACCCTTTATAAGGGCAAAAATAAAAAGAACAACATTTTTTACTTCAAACTTTTTAAATACTCAATACTGTTGATAGAGTAGTAAAAGTAGTTTTCCGTTTCTTTTATTTTATAGAAGTGAAGATGCTCAAACATATTAACGGAACGCTCATTTTTCTTCTTCACTTTGGCTACCAATCGTTCGATTCGCCAGGTTAGGAAAGTTTCGCGCATAATCATTTTAATTGCTTCTTTCCCATATTGTTTACCCCAATTCTTTTCCTCACCAATGGCGATAACGATTTCATAAGTGTGCCGATGATGAATGGTAAAAAGATTTAAAAACCCGATGCAGCCCAAGTTTTTTTCATCAATAAGAAAAAAGCGCCCATCCTGATTTAAATAGTAGGTCAAAAGATCGCTTTGACCACTTTCGATAATGCGGTTTAGCGAGTAAATAGAATTAATATCTTCATTCAAATATTGAGTGATATTTTTGTTTTCTAACCAGCGAATTATATCTATGGCATCGCTTTTTTTAACTTCCAGCCGAAGAGAAATGTTCATGGCTTTTTCCTCCTTACCTTGCGATAAAACGAATAAAGCCTTTTAGATAATCTCTACCGGTTCTTTAACTTCGGCAGTATTTTAGCATAGTAAAGCATGATTGACAAATTAAGATCAGAAAAGAA from Bacilli bacterium includes these protein-coding regions:
- a CDS encoding Pr6Pr family membrane protein; the protein is MAKKQIILIVRFAEVIISWLGIIISLGIFEGKLRGNMLLYYTNQSNIICAVVFTALLIYTLKHYRQDNYQSSPSLTRITFLAAIWITVTMLVYWVMLVPYIAPDVAYNFLNIVVHAIVPILMIGEYLFFSLKGSVTKSDLLLSLSFPFIYLVFSFIVGFGNIFTYQYSGGETTRFPYFFMDYDKVGLWMIAYILALFAFFFGIAYLARIYNIKNKGIK
- a CDS encoding MATE family efflux transporter; translation: MRKFLPNRVFIKRFFQVAVPAMVQQLITFVVSLVDTMMVSGLSNNAVSAVYAVNQISFLYFVIAGGLVAGAGIYIQQFYGSKDYPRLEEAHRYKLIIGIIGLAIIIPLCFIFGRYLIGFYARNDDARDLVMLDALKYAPIIYLSYVPYAFTVAYATSFREIGKTHYPMIASAVALVVNIVGNYIFMYVLSLGVYGAAIATLAARALELVATLLLAQKEKIFSFKTVWTSFHISKPILTRVSKKTAPLLLNEVLWAVGMIILSLAYAQRSNVLSALSVISTMSNLFSIVFLGLSVGISVMVGNTLGQGDVEEAKNNAYKLIFLGVVIGLIIGALFIIFSGVIPLLFDEVTPEQKALASQLLIVYGCFIPIFAIAVCCFVILRTGGKTRLILLLDSFSMWIITVPMTWLIVLFTPLPLVWIYVLVQSVDLLKSAVGLILLKKSNWAVNLTTDFKNDVEMVA
- a CDS encoding GNAT family N-acetyltransferase; this encodes MNISLRLEVKKSDAIDIIRWLENKNITQYLNEDINSIYSLNRIIESGQSDLLTYYLNQDGRFFLIDEKNLGCIGFLNLFTIHHRHTYEIVIAIGEEKNWGKQYGKEAIKMIMRETFLTWRIERLVAKVKKKNERSVNMFEHLHFYKIKETENYFYYSINSIEYLKSLK